In the Borrelia turicatae 91E135 genome, one interval contains:
- a CDS encoding TlyA family RNA methyltransferase, whose amino-acid sequence MKEYRNSLLNVLCKNYPGLTREELRILILTGRVYVNSHKERNPKVLLLRNSKINLIESESRQFVSRGGHKLFESLETFKITVKDKICIDVGASTGGFTDCLLQEGAKLVYAVDVGFNQLSYKLRVDPRVKVFEKTNIFAIKQFDIQPNLAVIDVSFRSVISICANLIDKLSDKLIVVLVKPQFELKGLNLDIKDFNGVVGKRYLSKILNKVIKKFYDNNLQIKNILKLATKGRKGNQEFMFLVVKDNSMNLMQSLALLDDINF is encoded by the coding sequence TTGAAAGAATACAGAAATAGTTTATTAAATGTGCTTTGCAAGAATTATCCAGGTTTAACAAGAGAAGAACTTAGAATTTTAATTTTGACCGGCAGGGTGTATGTCAATTCTCACAAAGAAAGAAATCCTAAGGTTTTGCTGTTAAGAAATAGTAAAATAAACTTAATAGAGAGTGAGTCTAGGCAATTTGTTTCAAGAGGAGGTCATAAACTTTTTGAATCTTTAGAAACATTTAAAATTACAGTTAAAGATAAAATCTGTATAGATGTTGGTGCTTCAACAGGTGGTTTTACAGATTGTCTTTTGCAAGAAGGTGCAAAGTTAGTCTATGCAGTTGATGTTGGATTTAATCAGCTATCTTATAAGTTAAGAGTTGACCCAAGGGTTAAAGTTTTTGAAAAGACTAATATTTTTGCTATTAAACAATTTGACATACAACCTAATTTAGCCGTTATTGATGTTTCTTTTAGATCTGTAATTAGTATATGTGCAAATTTAATTGATAAACTTTCTGATAAGCTTATCGTTGTTCTTGTTAAACCTCAATTTGAGCTTAAAGGATTAAATTTAGATATAAAAGATTTTAATGGTGTAGTTGGAAAGAGATATCTAAGTAAGATATTAAATAAGGTAATTAAAAAGTTTTATGATAATAATCTACAAATTAAAAATATATTAAAACTTGCAACCAAAGGACGGAAAGGAAATCAAGAATTTATGTTTTTGGTTGTTAAAGATAATTCAATGAATCTTATGCAATCTCTTGCCCTTCTTGATGATATTAATTTTTAA